From a single Natronorubrum tibetense GA33 genomic region:
- a CDS encoding TIGR03618 family F420-dependent PPOX class oxidoreductase has protein sequence MESIPDSFQDLFEKQTYAHIATLSDEQDPHVTPVWIDYDGDDGRLLINSERGRRKVRNLEADPSVGVSMIDPDNPYRRLSIIGEVDEVTTEGARAHIDELTRRYMDEDEYPMEIETERVLLRIRVDEIVDARDTS, from the coding sequence ATGGAATCCATTCCCGACTCGTTTCAGGACCTGTTCGAGAAGCAAACGTACGCGCACATCGCGACGCTGAGCGACGAGCAGGACCCACACGTCACACCGGTCTGGATCGATTACGACGGCGACGACGGGCGGCTCCTGATCAATAGCGAACGCGGCCGGCGAAAAGTGCGCAATCTCGAGGCCGATCCGTCCGTCGGGGTCAGTATGATCGACCCGGACAACCCCTACCGGCGATTGTCGATAATCGGTGAGGTCGACGAGGTGACGACTGAGGGTGCACGAGCCCACATCGACGAACTCACGCGGCGGTATATGGACGAAGACGAGTATCCGATGGAAATCGAAACAGAGCGCGTCCTCTTGCGGATCCGCGTCGACGAAATCGTCGATGCACGGGACACCAGTTAA
- the trmY gene encoding tRNA (pseudouridine(54)-N(1))-methyltransferase TrmY: protein MRQFVLLGHEVPTEPDFSLDDLAGGAGRLDALCRSITASFVTSHGIREDVRTHLVVQDELTITFDGSELRRLNPDERSTAALVRKAIEHRDEAIGALPAEPSPGIEVYRRGFEETLETVATEGTVVQLHEDGEAMVDVGGLENPVFVLSDHQDFTDDEERVLEDVVDQRLRLGPELLHADQAITVAHHYLDTAGYEQF from the coding sequence ATGCGCCAATTCGTACTCCTCGGTCACGAGGTGCCGACCGAGCCCGATTTCTCGCTTGACGACCTCGCGGGCGGCGCCGGTCGACTCGACGCCCTCTGTCGCTCGATCACCGCGTCGTTCGTCACCTCCCACGGGATTCGCGAAGACGTTCGCACGCATCTCGTGGTGCAGGACGAACTCACGATCACCTTCGATGGGAGCGAACTTCGCCGGCTGAACCCCGACGAGCGGAGCACTGCGGCACTGGTTCGAAAGGCCATCGAACACCGCGACGAGGCCATCGGCGCGCTGCCTGCCGAACCCAGCCCGGGGATCGAGGTGTATCGGCGCGGGTTCGAGGAGACGCTCGAGACGGTTGCGACGGAGGGAACCGTCGTACAGTTACACGAGGATGGTGAGGCGATGGTCGACGTGGGCGGACTCGAGAATCCGGTGTTCGTGCTCTCCGATCATCAGGACTTTACCGACGACGAAGAGCGGGTGCTCGAGGATGTCGTCGACCAGCGGCTTCGACTCGGGCCGGAGCTGTTGCACGCGGATCAGGCGATCACGGTGGCCCATCACTATCTGGACACGGCCGGCTACGAACAGTTCTGA
- a CDS encoding tRNA pseudouridine(54/55) synthase Pus10 → MITDDARALLETGAICDSCLGRPFAARSFGLTNDERGRALRTTIAMDDDEDYDPVAPADCWVCEGYCGTFDAIANTIADALETVDFDTYQVGSRVPPLVEENERLLREDAGLEPDVGESLKREVNREVGIRIGNITGTDVDFDRPDVLAIVDLEGFDPFEALDADSVTSHAVDVQVNPAFVYGRYRKLERDIPQTEWPCRECGGSGIQLADTGEEPCDYCGGSGYLYDTSVEQVVRPHVVEAMDGDEGTFHGAGREDVDARMLEDGRPFVLEVKRPSTREVDVESLEREINEAAAGSVEVDGLRLATYDMVERVKEHDASKQYRADVEFADPVEEGDFEAALEELTGATVEQDTPQRVDHRRAALTRERTVYEMDGELLEPTQAEVRIHGEGGLYVKELVSSDDGRTVPSLAGVLETDAEVTALDVLSVEGEDEPFELEAYFRDEPRDDGERASVDA, encoded by the coding sequence ATGATCACGGACGACGCCCGCGCGCTGCTTGAGACGGGAGCCATCTGCGACTCCTGTCTCGGTCGCCCCTTCGCCGCACGGAGTTTCGGACTGACGAACGACGAGCGCGGCCGGGCGCTGCGCACGACGATCGCGATGGACGACGACGAGGACTACGATCCCGTCGCCCCCGCCGACTGCTGGGTCTGTGAGGGGTACTGCGGCACGTTCGACGCGATCGCGAATACGATCGCGGACGCCCTCGAGACCGTCGACTTCGACACCTACCAGGTCGGCTCCCGCGTGCCGCCGCTGGTCGAAGAGAACGAACGGCTCCTTCGGGAGGACGCCGGGCTCGAACCCGACGTCGGCGAGTCGCTCAAACGAGAAGTAAACCGCGAGGTGGGCATTCGAATCGGAAATATAACCGGGACTGACGTGGACTTCGACCGCCCGGATGTCCTCGCGATCGTCGATCTCGAGGGGTTCGATCCCTTCGAGGCCCTCGACGCCGACTCGGTCACGAGCCACGCGGTCGACGTGCAGGTTAACCCCGCGTTCGTCTACGGCCGCTACCGCAAACTCGAGCGCGATATTCCCCAGACGGAGTGGCCCTGTAGAGAGTGTGGCGGTAGCGGGATCCAGTTAGCCGACACGGGCGAGGAGCCCTGTGACTACTGCGGCGGCTCTGGCTACCTGTACGACACGAGCGTCGAACAGGTCGTTCGCCCCCACGTCGTCGAGGCGATGGACGGCGACGAGGGAACCTTCCACGGCGCGGGCCGCGAGGACGTCGACGCCCGAATGCTCGAGGACGGCCGGCCGTTCGTCCTCGAGGTCAAGCGGCCGAGCACGCGGGAGGTCGACGTCGAATCTCTCGAGCGAGAGATCAACGAGGCCGCCGCGGGATCGGTCGAGGTCGACGGCCTCCGACTCGCGACCTACGACATGGTCGAGCGCGTCAAGGAACACGACGCGAGCAAGCAGTATCGCGCTGATGTCGAGTTCGCTGACCCCGTCGAAGAGGGCGATTTCGAGGCCGCGCTCGAGGAACTCACCGGCGCCACCGTCGAGCAGGACACGCCCCAGCGGGTCGACCACCGGCGAGCGGCGCTGACGCGCGAGCGAACCGTCTACGAGATGGACGGAGAGCTCCTCGAGCCGACGCAGGCTGAGGTTCGAATCCACGGCGAAGGTGGCCTCTACGTCAAGGAACTCGTCAGCAGCGACGACGGCCGCACGGTGCCGAGTCTGGCAGGAGTGCTCGAGACCGACGCCGAGGTGACGGCGCTAGACGTGCTCAGCGTCGAAGGTGAGGACGAACCGTTCGAACTCGAGGCGTACTTCCGGGACGAGCCGCGTGATGACGGGGAGAGGGCGTCGGTAGACGCGTAA
- a CDS encoding type IV pilin, giving the protein MDLTKYRQKLIGSEDERAVSPVIGVILMVAITVILAAVIAAFVLDIGDDMGDGPVNAAISTDTSQSDAAITFTLEDDGGAEEFVVRGDDIDSGEADLEFDDLTVGSSHSLYHSGSDGTGDADALSSSGGEANIVAIDGNSESVVGSVEWEF; this is encoded by the coding sequence ATGGATTTGACCAAATACAGACAGAAGCTGATCGGAAGCGAAGACGAACGGGCAGTGAGTCCGGTTATCGGTGTAATTCTCATGGTCGCAATTACGGTTATTCTCGCAGCTGTGATCGCGGCGTTCGTGCTGGACATTGGTGATGATATGGGCGATGGTCCAGTAAATGCGGCCATCAGCACTGATACGAGTCAAAGTGATGCCGCAATCACCTTTACGCTTGAAGATGATGGTGGCGCAGAAGAATTCGTTGTTCGTGGGGACGACATCGACAGTGGGGAAGCAGATCTTGAATTTGATGATCTCACTGTTGGATCAAGTCATTCACTTTATCATAGTGGTTCTGATGGGACAGGTGATGCGGACGCACTCAGCAGCAGTGGTGGAGAAGCCAACATTGTTGCAATTGATGGAAACTCGGAAAGTGTTGTTGGAAGCGTCGAGTGGGAGTTCTGA
- the rnhB gene encoding ribonuclease HII, giving the protein MQFGVDEAGKGPVFGSMFAASVALEDPTILPNGIADSKRLAPERREELAATIREDDRIRVGVAEITTARIDDPETDMNSLAVAAHAEAIGSALEGLDDNALESDSIAGLCDACDTDADRFARRVSQACSAVSSLEAPTDALEIDARHGADDDSKIVGAASIVAKVERDAHVAAIAEEYGPVGSGYPSDPNTREFLETYVDEHATLPPFARESWSTCEDLLAEAEQTGLEQF; this is encoded by the coding sequence ATGCAATTCGGCGTCGACGAAGCCGGCAAGGGACCGGTGTTCGGCTCGATGTTCGCCGCGAGCGTCGCACTCGAGGACCCGACGATCCTGCCGAACGGCATCGCGGACTCGAAGCGACTCGCACCCGAGCGCCGCGAGGAACTGGCGGCCACCATCCGCGAGGACGATCGGATCCGCGTCGGCGTCGCCGAGATTACGACGGCGCGAATCGACGATCCAGAAACGGACATGAACTCGCTGGCCGTCGCGGCCCACGCCGAGGCGATCGGCAGCGCCCTCGAGGGACTCGACGACAATGCACTCGAGTCCGACTCGATTGCGGGCCTGTGTGACGCCTGTGACACCGACGCCGATCGGTTCGCTCGACGGGTGAGCCAGGCCTGCTCTGCTGTGTCGTCGCTCGAGGCGCCCACGGATGCACTCGAGATCGACGCCCGCCACGGGGCCGACGACGACTCGAAGATCGTCGGCGCGGCCAGTATCGTCGCCAAGGTCGAACGCGACGCCCACGTCGCCGCCATCGCCGAGGAGTACGGCCCCGTCGGCAGCGGCTATCCGAGCGATCCGAACACGCGCGAATTTCTCGAGACCTACGTCGACGAGCACGCCACACTCCCGCCGTTCGCCCGCGAGTCGTGGTCGACCTGTGAGGACCTGCTGGCCGAGGCTGAACAGACGGGCCTCGAGCAGTTCTGA
- a CDS encoding DUF7563 family protein → MPICTTCNDPVSLDFARAYGHDGTVDWCPRCRDE, encoded by the coding sequence ATGCCGATCTGCACTACCTGTAACGACCCCGTCTCTCTCGACTTCGCACGTGCGTACGGTCACGACGGAACCGTCGACTGGTGTCCGCGCTGTCGAGACGAATAA
- a CDS encoding HVO_A0556 family zinc finger protein, with translation MAKSQSSRTSDDDPTLLAILEGRPCPDCDDGELELGVYKENRAAICDSCDTPRAQLW, from the coding sequence ATGGCGAAATCACAGTCGTCACGGACGAGCGACGACGACCCGACGTTACTCGCGATTCTCGAGGGGCGTCCCTGTCCCGACTGCGACGACGGCGAACTCGAGCTCGGCGTCTACAAGGAGAACCGAGCGGCGATCTGTGACAGCTGCGACACCCCGCGAGCTCAGCTGTGGTAG
- a CDS encoding type IV pilin has protein sequence MDAKIIRGKLVGSEEERAVSPVIGVILMVAITVILAAVIAAFVLDIGDDMGDGSVNAAVSTDISNSEGEITFTVTEVGDAERFVVRGDEGDGEDIIDHDSANNATDSGEVELYFGGVGTTHTLEETEASAPSPDDDDVLAEEGSVNIVAIDGNSESVIGSVDWDFSDS, from the coding sequence ATGGATGCGAAAATAATTCGTGGTAAACTTGTCGGGTCAGAAGAAGAGCGAGCAGTAAGTCCAGTTATAGGCGTCATTCTCATGGTCGCGATAACTGTGATTCTCGCGGCAGTGATCGCAGCATTCGTGCTGGACATCGGTGACGATATGGGCGATGGATCTGTGAACGCAGCTGTCAGTACCGATATCAGCAATTCAGAGGGTGAAATCACCTTTACTGTCACAGAGGTAGGTGATGCTGAACGGTTTGTCGTCCGTGGTGACGAGGGTGATGGAGAGGATATCATCGATCACGATAGTGCTAATAATGCTACAGATAGCGGCGAAGTAGAACTCTACTTCGGTGGAGTCGGAACAACTCATACACTAGAAGAAACAGAAGCTAGTGCACCTAGCCCAGACGACGATGATGTCCTCGCTGAGGAAGGAAGCGTCAATATCGTCGCTATCGATGGGAACTCAGAGAGTGTGATTGGGAGCGTAGATTGGGACTTCAGTGACAGCTAA
- the secF gene encoding protein translocase subunit SecF → MGYFDVPEFDYTRYSNRQLAAVPLAVLAVALLVLTGSFLATGAPVQLGMDFAGGSELTVQTTSSEEEIAQAFNEEPESVQAVTAPDTENQYIIQFTSTDLSSLTEQAEANLAQDGDTAVVQEERTVSETFGEQTQQTALLGIAVAFLGMSVLAFLLFRTFVPSIAIVLSAFSDIVIPLAFMTVTGISLSLGTVAALLMLIGYSVDSDILLNNQILRRQGDFYESTLQATRTGVTMTVTSMAAMLVMGISAWLFGVELLASIGIILFVGLAADLMNTYMLNLSLLRWYKFHGVRS, encoded by the coding sequence ATGGGGTATTTCGACGTACCGGAGTTCGACTACACCCGGTACAGCAACCGCCAACTCGCGGCGGTGCCGCTAGCCGTTCTCGCGGTTGCATTGCTCGTCCTCACTGGCTCGTTTCTCGCGACCGGCGCGCCGGTACAGCTGGGGATGGACTTCGCCGGCGGCTCCGAGCTGACGGTCCAGACCACCTCCTCGGAGGAGGAGATCGCACAGGCGTTCAACGAGGAGCCCGAGTCGGTGCAGGCAGTTACCGCCCCCGACACGGAGAATCAGTACATCATCCAGTTCACCTCGACCGACCTCTCGTCGCTGACCGAGCAAGCCGAGGCGAACCTAGCGCAGGATGGTGATACAGCCGTCGTCCAAGAGGAGCGGACGGTCTCGGAGACCTTCGGCGAACAGACCCAGCAGACTGCCCTCCTGGGAATCGCCGTCGCGTTCCTCGGGATGAGCGTGCTCGCGTTCTTGCTCTTTCGGACGTTCGTCCCGTCGATCGCGATCGTCCTCTCAGCGTTTTCGGACATCGTGATCCCGCTCGCGTTCATGACGGTCACCGGCATCTCGCTCTCGCTGGGGACCGTCGCCGCGCTGTTAATGTTGATCGGTTACTCGGTCGACTCGGACATCCTGTTGAACAACCAGATCCTGCGCCGGCAGGGTGACTTCTACGAGAGCACCCTTCAGGCGACACGGACGGGGGTCACGATGACGGTCACGTCGATGGCCGCGATGCTCGTGATGGGCATCTCCGCGTGGCTGTTCGGCGTCGAACTGCTGGCGTCGATCGGGATCATCCTCTTCGTTGGCCTCGCGGCCGACCTGATGAATACGTACATGTTAAATCTGAGCCTGCTTCGGTGGTACAAGTTCCACGGGGTGAGATCATAA
- a CDS encoding Lrp/AsnC family transcriptional regulator, whose product MSADGLDEIDYGILHLLQQNARATTPVDMADQLPVTDTTIRNRIERLEEKGVIEGYVPIIDYEAAGFPMRLQFSCTAATNKREEIAERVLELPNVVKVDEMLSARENIRALAVASTTEEVNDIAARLDELPLTIERESLLRKERIRPFNHFGEHVVPNE is encoded by the coding sequence ATGTCTGCCGACGGACTCGACGAGATCGACTACGGAATCCTTCATCTTCTCCAACAGAACGCCCGAGCCACGACGCCGGTCGATATGGCCGATCAGCTGCCGGTAACTGACACGACGATTCGAAATCGGATCGAGCGGTTGGAAGAGAAGGGGGTCATCGAGGGCTATGTACCGATCATCGACTACGAAGCGGCGGGCTTTCCGATGCGGCTCCAGTTTTCCTGTACCGCGGCGACGAACAAGCGCGAGGAGATCGCTGAACGGGTGCTCGAACTTCCCAACGTCGTGAAGGTGGACGAGATGTTGAGCGCGAGAGAGAACATTCGCGCGCTCGCCGTCGCGAGTACCACCGAGGAGGTCAACGATATCGCCGCTCGACTGGACGAACTGCCGCTGACGATCGAACGAGAGAGTTTGCTCCGGAAGGAGCGCATTCGACCGTTCAACCACTTCGGTGAGCACGTCGTCCCGAACGAGTGA
- a CDS encoding DUF7511 domain-containing protein: protein MNTDINTDDDAQSPPDEPTTELDHVTVENDDAPNECAIFPREASEEALMTNWISAHEDSFVAVESMR, encoded by the coding sequence ATGAACACGGACATCAACACTGACGACGACGCGCAGTCACCGCCCGACGAACCGACGACGGAACTGGATCACGTGACCGTCGAGAATGACGACGCGCCGAACGAGTGTGCGATCTTCCCCCGAGAGGCGAGCGAAGAGGCCCTGATGACCAACTGGATCTCCGCCCACGAAGACTCGTTCGTCGCAGTGGAGTCGATGCGCTGA
- a CDS encoding preprotein translocase subunit SecD, with protein MGPISFVKEYWRLMLLLVFVSFALVALFIPGGIMADDSYVDGESVNDNPTNLEYGLGLDGGTRISAPVIGMTAENIDAGAVDEDDGQVDRERLNEIESILYDNDEFELETGDARVSVDDDGNVHAEVFTDEVTEEQFAAALAEAGVEVDPDEDIRDGVTAETRTQMIETIQSKINEAGLDGGDAYESEQLGGQHYIVTEVPDMDPDELRDLLSERGIVEVVAYYPEDDTGNHTNETVLEGGDIATVDPPQTSERGGGYEVPVEVYSNAAPEFQSRMNDLGFTGEGQGMCQLSGGEDGVNFNHDGPQYCLLTVVDGEPIDAHSMGQNLAEPMAAETWASDPSFVMGAPDQQQAQGLSVSLQAGAMPAPLDFSQEQTYSLSPALADQFKLYSLIIGGLSVLTVSGMVFLRYRDVRVASPMILTAMAEVVILLGFAALIRMPLDLSHVAGFIAVVGTGVDDLIIIADEVMDDGDVSSQRVFESRFRKAFWIIGAAAATTIIAMSPLAVLSLGDLRGFAIITILGVLIGVLITRPAYGDILQRLLTDK; from the coding sequence ATGGGGCCAATCAGCTTCGTCAAGGAGTACTGGCGGCTGATGCTGTTGCTCGTCTTCGTCAGCTTCGCCCTCGTCGCCCTCTTTATTCCCGGTGGCATCATGGCCGACGACAGCTACGTCGACGGCGAGAGCGTCAACGACAACCCGACGAACCTCGAGTACGGGCTCGGGCTCGACGGCGGGACCCGAATTAGCGCACCCGTCATCGGCATGACCGCCGAGAATATCGACGCCGGGGCCGTCGACGAAGACGACGGCCAGGTCGACCGGGAACGGCTCAACGAGATCGAGTCGATCCTCTACGACAACGACGAGTTCGAACTCGAGACCGGCGACGCACGCGTCAGCGTCGACGACGACGGCAACGTTCACGCCGAGGTGTTCACTGACGAAGTGACCGAAGAACAGTTCGCCGCAGCGCTCGCTGAAGCCGGCGTCGAGGTCGATCCCGACGAGGACATCCGCGACGGCGTGACCGCCGAGACGCGCACTCAGATGATCGAGACCATCCAGTCGAAGATCAACGAGGCGGGTCTCGACGGCGGTGACGCCTACGAGTCCGAACAGCTCGGCGGCCAGCACTACATCGTCACCGAAGTGCCGGACATGGATCCCGACGAGCTCCGCGACCTGCTCTCCGAGCGCGGTATCGTCGAGGTCGTCGCCTACTACCCCGAAGACGATACGGGCAACCACACGAACGAGACGGTGCTCGAGGGCGGCGATATCGCGACGGTCGATCCGCCCCAGACCTCGGAGCGCGGCGGCGGATACGAAGTCCCGGTCGAAGTCTACAGCAACGCCGCACCCGAGTTTCAGAGCCGAATGAACGATCTCGGCTTCACCGGCGAAGGGCAGGGGATGTGTCAACTTAGCGGGGGCGAGGACGGAGTCAACTTCAACCACGACGGACCGCAGTACTGCCTGCTCACGGTCGTCGACGGCGAGCCGATCGACGCCCACTCGATGGGGCAGAACCTCGCCGAACCGATGGCGGCCGAGACCTGGGCGAGCGATCCGTCGTTCGTCATGGGTGCGCCGGACCAACAACAGGCACAGGGCCTCTCGGTGAGCCTCCAGGCCGGTGCGATGCCCGCGCCGCTTGACTTCAGTCAGGAGCAGACGTACTCGCTGTCGCCCGCGCTCGCCGATCAGTTCAAGCTCTACTCGCTGATCATCGGCGGCCTGTCGGTGCTGACCGTCAGCGGGATGGTCTTCCTGCGCTACCGCGACGTCCGCGTCGCCTCGCCGATGATCCTCACCGCGATGGCGGAGGTGGTCATCCTCCTCGGCTTCGCGGCGCTGATACGTATGCCGCTGGATCTCTCTCACGTCGCTGGCTTCATCGCCGTCGTCGGAACGGGGGTGGACGACCTCATCATCATCGCCGACGAGGTGATGGACGACGGCGACGTCAGCTCACAGCGGGTGTTCGAGTCGCGGTTCCGCAAGGCGTTCTGGATCATCGGGGCCGCCGCCGCGACGACGATCATCGCGATGTCGCCGCTGGCCGTGTTGAGCCTCGGCGACCTGCGCGGGTTCGCGATCATCACCATCCTCGGCGTGCTGATCGGGGTCCTGATTACCCGTCCAGCCTACGGGGACATCCTCCAGCGGCTGCTGACGGACAAGTAG
- a CDS encoding DUF7563 family protein: MVCMTVAPWPSTDTSTTCEHCGAYVSERFCRVYGDNNDRAHRCGDCDSYRRLTRGSAAGVDVGIPDPETAVGHHGGEPDV, from the coding sequence GTGGTCTGCATGACGGTCGCTCCATGGCCGTCGACCGATACCTCGACGACGTGCGAACACTGCGGAGCGTACGTTTCGGAGCGCTTCTGCCGCGTCTACGGTGACAACAATGACCGAGCCCACCGCTGTGGAGACTGTGATTCGTATCGACGACTGACCCGCGGGTCCGCAGCTGGTGTCGACGTTGGGATTCCCGATCCGGAGACGGCCGTCGGTCACCACGGAGGTGAGCCCGATGTCTGA
- a CDS encoding S1C family serine protease produces the protein MNDSGLDRRGFLSLSAAGVAGVFAGCAEPRTESSIEGNSSSQIDRDNLAEGSTYTDIYEAVIDSVTQVQVSGIEDPLTGEEGQGQGSGFLFDGSYVVTNDHVVADGNEIDLQYVNGDWTSTRLVGTDFYTDLAVLEADHVPEAATPLSLSEEYPVVGQEVLAIGNPFGLEGTMTKGIVSGVDRTLDTRDRDFSYSNVVQTDAAVNPGNSGGPLVDLDGNVVGVINAGGGDNIGFAISAAMTSRVVPSLIETGEYEHPYMGIGLVSVDRHIAEANDLPEATGVIVTHVEPGEAADGVLEEATIREGSDPVPVGGDVIFEIDGEPIPDRHALSTYLELETSPGETIEIDCWRDGAEITESLTLGSRPPAQ, from the coding sequence ATGAACGATTCTGGACTGGATCGGCGCGGCTTTCTTTCGCTCTCCGCCGCCGGAGTCGCCGGCGTGTTCGCCGGGTGTGCGGAACCGCGGACCGAGAGCTCGATCGAGGGGAACTCCTCGAGCCAGATCGACCGGGACAATCTCGCCGAGGGCTCGACCTACACCGACATCTACGAGGCGGTCATCGACTCGGTCACGCAGGTTCAGGTTTCCGGCATCGAAGACCCGCTCACGGGTGAGGAAGGGCAGGGACAGGGCTCCGGGTTTCTCTTCGACGGCTCCTACGTGGTCACGAACGACCACGTCGTCGCCGACGGGAACGAGATCGATCTGCAGTACGTCAACGGCGACTGGACGAGTACGCGGTTGGTCGGCACCGACTTCTACACCGATCTGGCCGTGCTCGAGGCCGATCACGTCCCCGAGGCTGCGACACCGCTTTCGCTCTCCGAGGAGTACCCGGTGGTCGGTCAGGAGGTGCTCGCGATCGGCAACCCCTTCGGCCTCGAAGGGACGATGACGAAGGGGATCGTCAGCGGCGTCGATCGAACGCTCGACACGCGGGACCGGGACTTCTCCTACTCGAACGTGGTTCAGACCGACGCCGCGGTCAACCCCGGGAACAGCGGCGGTCCGCTCGTCGATCTCGACGGAAACGTCGTCGGCGTCATCAACGCCGGCGGCGGCGACAACATCGGCTTTGCGATCTCGGCGGCGATGACGAGCCGCGTCGTACCGTCGCTCATCGAGACCGGCGAGTACGAACATCCCTACATGGGAATCGGGCTCGTGAGCGTCGATCGTCACATCGCAGAGGCGAACGATCTCCCCGAAGCGACCGGGGTCATCGTCACTCACGTCGAACCCGGCGAGGCCGCTGACGGCGTGCTCGAGGAAGCCACGATCCGCGAGGGGAGTGACCCGGTTCCCGTCGGCGGCGACGTCATCTTCGAGATCGACGGCGAACCGATTCCCGACCGTCACGCGCTCTCGACGTATCTCGAACTCGAGACCAGTCCGGGCGAGACGATCGAGATCGACTGCTGGCGGGACGGCGCAGAGATCACGGAATCGCTGACGCTCGGCAGCCGTCCGCCGGCCCAGTGA